GCTATCCTCTGCACGAACTCTCCTGAGGGCAGGAACAAAGCCCTGGCCACCGGTTCCTCCCACCTGACTGTGGTGATTCTCTATTTTGGTCCAGCCATGCTGGTCTACATGAAGCCTAATTCTCACTACAGTCCCAAGCTGGACCAAGTTCTTTTTATGCGTGGTGCCGTCCTCACTCCTATGATGAACCCCCTCATATACAGTCTGAGGAACAAGGAGGTGGTGTGTGCTTGGCAAACGATGTTGGGATGCTGCCTAACCTCAGTTTAGATACAAATA
This genomic window from Cervus canadensis isolate Bull #8, Minnesota chromosome 4, ASM1932006v1, whole genome shotgun sequence contains:
- the LOC122440845 gene encoding olfactory receptor 2T7-like; translated protein: MYFPICGSKEIPHFLCEVMAILKLACEDISAYEKAVVMTSIILLLIPLSLIMSSYALIFLAILCTNSPEGRNKALATGSSHLTVVILYFGPAMLVYMKPNSHYSPKLDQVLFMRGAVLTPMMNPLIYSLRNKEVVCAWQTMLGCCLTSV